CGACCAGGAGACCCGGCTGCCGCAGCTGGCCGAGGGCGACTCGGTGGCGGCGGCCAGCGTCACGGCCAACGGCCACGAGACCAAGCCGCCCTCGCGCTACACCGAGGCCACCTTGATCAAGGAGCTCGAGGAGCGCGAGATCGGTCGCCCGTCGACCTACGCCTCGATCATCGGCACGATCCTCAACCGCGGCTACGTCTACAAGAAGGGCACCGCGCTGGTGCCGGCGTGGCTGGCGTTCTCGGTGATCCGGCTGCTGACCGAGCACTTCCCGCGCCAGATCGACTACACCTTCACCGCCCGGATGGAGGACGTCCTCGACGAGATCGCGGCCGGCCGCAAGGACCGCTCCACCGAGCTGGCGGAGTTCTACTTCGGCACCGGCGACGTCGAGGGCCTCAAGACGCTGGTCGACGGCCTCGGCGACATCGACGCCCGCGAGCTGGCGACCTTCCCGGTCGGTGGCCCCGACTCCGGCATCAACCTGCGGGTCGGGCGCTACGGCCCCTACCTCGAGACCGCCGGCGGGCCCGACGACGGTGACGGTGCGGGCGTACGCGCCAACGTCCCCGACGACCTGCCGCCCGACGAGCTGACGCTGGAGAAGGCCAAGGAGCTGCTGGCCAACCCCGCCGGCGAGGAGATCGACCTCGGCGCGCACCCCGAGACCGGTCTGCGGATCGTGGCCAAGAACGGCCGCTTCGGCCCCTACGTCACCGAGCTGCTGCCCGAGGACGCCCCGAAGTCCGCGAAGCCGCGCACCGGCTCGCTGTTCAAGTCGATGTCGCTGGACTCCGTCTCCCTCGAGGACGCCGTCAAGCTGCTCTCGCTGCCGCGCGTCGTCGGCGAGGACCCGGAGTCCGGTGACGAGATCACCGCGCAGAACGGCCGCTACGGGCCGTACCTCAAGAAGGGCAGCGACTCCCGCTCGCTGACGTCGGAGGACCAGCTCTTCACGATCACCCTCGACGAGGCGCTGCGGATCTACGCCCAGCCCAAGCAGCGCGGCCGCGCCGCGGCCGCCCCGCCGCTCAAGGAGCTCGGCAACGACCCGGTCTCCGGGCAGCCGGTCGTGGTGAAGTCGGGTCGCTTCGGCGAGTACGTCACCGACGGCGAGTACAACGCCACCCTGCGCAAGGACGACACCGTCGAGGACCTCACCCTCGAGCGGGCCGCCGAGCTGCTCGCCGAGCGCCGCGCCCGCGGCCCGGCGAAGAAGGCGGCCAAGAAGGGCGCGAAGAAGGCGGCCAAGAAGTCGACGGCGAAGAAGTCCACGACCAAGAAGACCGCTGCGAAGAAGACGACGAAGAAGGCGGCGGCGAAGAAGTCGTGACGCGGCGTGAGGTTCATCGGGGCGCCGCTGGACCTGACGGATCCCCGATGCAGCTGCGTCGTCGCAGCGTGAGGTTCATCGGGCCGCCGATGAACCTCACCGCACCCGGCCGCCCCCGGCTCGCCGCTGTCCCCACCGCCCCGTAGGTTCACCCCATGACCCGGCACACGACCTGGCCCGGCCGGTGGACCGACACCGGCGTCTTCGTGTGCTTCGAGGGCGGCGAGGGCTCGGGCAAGTCCACGCAGTCGCGGCTGCTGCGCGAGCACCTCGAGGCGGCCGGTCACGAGGTGGTGCTGACCTTCGAGCCCGGTGACACCGCGGTGGGTCGCGAGCTGCGGCGCATCGTGCTCAGCCCCGAGACCGGGGAGCTGTCCGACCGCACCGAGGCGCTGCTCTACGCCGCCGACAAGGCCGAGCACGTCGACACCGTGGTGCTGCCGGCGCTGGCACGGGGCGCGGTGGTGATCACCGACCGGTACGTCGACAGCACGCTGGCCTACCAGGGCGCCGGTCGCACGCTGCCCGTGGCCGAGGTCGAGGACGTCGCCCGCTGGGCGACCGGCGACCTGCGCCCCCACCTCACGGTCGTGCTCGACCTGGAGCCGTCGGCGGGCCTGGGCCGCTTCGAGGGACGCGACCGGATCGAGGGGGAGTCGCTGGAGTTCCACCAGCGCGTCCGCGAGGCGTTCACGACGATGGCCGCGGCCGACCCCGACCACTACCTCGTGCTCGACGCGCGTGCCCCGATCGAGGAGATCGCCGCCACGATCCGCGACCGCGTGGAGGCCCTGCTGTGAGCGTCTGGGACGACCTGGTCGGCCAGAGGCCGGTCATCGAGACCCTCCGTGCCGCGGCGTCCGGGCAGGGCATGACCCACGCCTTCCTGCTCACCGGGCCCCCGGGCTCGGGCCGCTCCAACGCGGCGATCGCCTTCGCCGCCGCGCTCCAGTGCGAGAACGGTCCCGGCCCAGCCGCCGGGTGCGGCGGCTGCAACGCCTGCATCACCACGCTGGCCGGCTCCAACCCCGACGTGACCCGGGTGTCCACGGAGTCGGTGCAGTTCCGCGTCAAGGACGCCCGCGACATGGTCCGCAAGTCGGCGATGAGCCCGGTCAGCCACCGCTGGCAGGTGATCGTGGTCGAGGATGCCGACCGCTTCAACGACTCCTCGGGCAACGCCGTGCTCAAGGCCGTCGAGGAGCCTGCTCCGCGCA
This genomic window from Nocardioides marinus contains:
- the tmk gene encoding dTMP kinase; the protein is MTRHTTWPGRWTDTGVFVCFEGGEGSGKSTQSRLLREHLEAAGHEVVLTFEPGDTAVGRELRRIVLSPETGELSDRTEALLYAADKAEHVDTVVLPALARGAVVITDRYVDSTLAYQGAGRTLPVAEVEDVARWATGDLRPHLTVVLDLEPSAGLGRFEGRDRIEGESLEFHQRVREAFTTMAAADPDHYLVLDARAPIEEIAATIRDRVEALL